From a single Oreochromis niloticus isolate F11D_XX linkage group LG3, O_niloticus_UMD_NMBU, whole genome shotgun sequence genomic region:
- the LOC102080041 gene encoding P2Y purinoceptor 14-like — translation MADPTNVTSSFNQTCDPVFPSVNIFFVLVYSLVFLVGLLLNGFILKFYIGQAQQQASSSLMVYLKNLTAADFLLCLSLPLRIANYGSKSFIIQRLYCSCGTSAFYMNIYASIIFMCYIAANRYRKIVHPSGTHVLQSVRAAHIISMVTWVFLLAPSLTYSILFFITEKPLTFTPSRCEPLFSASISLLFKIVHTLCSIIFLLVFISLVFFYYSTSRRVLQAQQRRLASSEKLVKSRRNMLVLVSIFCVCFVPYHLVRLPGTFLWNSCSVGPVLYYLKEVAIMVSVFNICLDPVVYLFFCKTFWAQVRKMSRRVDDPNEQTNEPGE, via the exons ATGGCTGACCCAACAAATGTGACTTCATCTTTCAACCAGACCTGTGATCCAGTTTTCCCATCAGTCAATATTTTCTTTGTACTGGTCTACAGTCtggtgtttctg GTGGGTTTACTCCTCAATGGCTTCATCCTGAAGTTTTACATTGGTCAAGCTCAGCAGCAGGCATCAAGCAGTTTGATGGTCTACCTGAAGAACCTGACAGCTGCTGACTTCCTGCTCTGCCTCTCTCTGCCACTGCGCATCGCTAACTATGGTAGCAAGTCATTCATCATTCAAAGGCTCTACTGCAGCTGTGGAACTTCTGCCTTCTACATGAACATTTATGCCAGCATCATATTCATGTGTTATATCGCTGCCAACAG GTATCGGAAGATCGTCCATCCTTCAGGAACTCATGTCCTGCAGTCAGTACGAGCTGCCCACATCATCTCCATGGTCACCTGGGTTTTTCTCCTTGCTCCATCACTTACTTACAGCATCCTCTTTTTCATCACCGAGAAACCTCTAACGTTTACCCCCAGCCGCTGTGAGCCCCTCTTCAGTGCATCAATCAGCCTGTTGTTCAAGATCGTCCACACCCTCTGTTCCATCATCTTCCTGTTGGTCTTCATATCCCTGGTCTTCTTCTACTACAGCACCTCCCGCAGGGTGTTGCAGGCACAGCAGAGGCGGCTGGCCTCCTCTGAGAAGCTGGTGAAGTCTCGCAGGAACATGTTGGTGCTGGTCAGcatcttctgtgtttgttttgtccCCTATCACCTGGTTCGACTTCCCGGCACCTTTCTGTGGAACAGCTGCTCTGTGGGTCCAGTGTTGTACTACCTAAAGGAAGTGGCCATCATGGTGTCAGTTTTCAACATCTGTCTGGACCCTGTTGTTTACCTTTTCTTCTGTAAGACTTTTTGGGCTCAGGTGAGAAAGATGTCCAGGAGAGTCGATGATccaaatgaacaaacaaacgAACCAGGAGAGTGA